In Roseomonas sp. OT10, the genomic stretch GATCTGCCCTGCTTGTCGGTCGAGACCCGGTAGTAGGCGACGAAGCGCGGCCCGGCGGGGGCGGGAGAGGGTGCCATCGCCCGTGAAGGTGCCCTGGATTAGGCTCTACGGACAAGGTTATGTGCCAGGCGCCAGTTGATGAGCGCCGCGGCCAAGCAGGCGAAGGCGCGGAAGCTTGCATGCGTCTTGTCCAGGCGCAGGCTCATGCGGCGGAAGTCCTTCAGGCGGTTGAACGCGTTCTCGACCAGGTGCCGGGTCCGGTACAGGGCCTCGTCGTAGGCGTGCCGGACCACCCTGTTGCGCCTGGGCGGCACGCACACGCCGATGCCGCGGCCATGCCAGTGCCCGCGCAAGGTGTCCGTGTCGTAGGCCCTGTCACCGACCACGAACACGGGTTGCAGCCCCTCGGTGAGCGCCCCGGCGTGGCGACAGTCGGCCTGCTGGCCCGGCGTGACCAGCAGGCGGCGCACGAAGCCCAGGCCGTCCACCGCGTGATGGACCTTGCTGGTCAGCCCGCCCCTGCTGCGGCCGATGCCCTCCTCGCCTCCACCACGGGCGCCTGTGCTGGTGCGGTGGCACTTCACGCTGGTGCTGTCCACGTGCAGCACGTCCGGCGCCGCCCGGGGCTGCGAGCTCTGGAACAGGCGCTCGAAGACGCCCTTCCTGGCCCAGCGCCGGAAGCGCCTGCGGGCTGCGTCCGCAGACGGCACCAAGCAGCCCAGCTCCGCCCAGCTGCAGCCCTGGCGCAGCACCAGGAAGCAAGCCCCCACGAACCGGCGCAAGGCGTCGGGGTCGTGCAGGTGCATGTATGGCTCCGCCCGCAGGGCCGGCAGCATGCGTTGCCACACCCCATCCCCGATGACATGCTCCTTCACGCCCAGGCCCCATGTGATGCTCGCAACACACACGAACGCCCGGGCAGGCCACGGGACACACTCGCCCCGTGGCCACCCCCCTCACCTCAGAAAATCTTGTCCGTAGAGCCTAGACGAATTCACAATCTAAAACGACCGTTTGAGGAATCGTGAACTGGCCCCCGAACTCACCGGATGGCATGATGGACTCCACTGCTGGCCGGAAGAGGGGGCAA encodes the following:
- a CDS encoding IS5 family transposase; this translates as MHLHDPDALRRFVGACFLVLRQGCSWAELGCLVPSADAARRRFRRWARKGVFERLFQSSQPRAAPDVLHVDSTSVKCHRTSTGARGGGEEGIGRSRGGLTSKVHHAVDGLGFVRRLLVTPGQQADCRHAGALTEGLQPVFVVGDRAYDTDTLRGHWHGRGIGVCVPPRRNRVVRHAYDEALYRTRHLVENAFNRLKDFRRMSLRLDKTHASFRAFACLAAALINWRLAHNLVRRA